A stretch of the Streptococcus oralis genome encodes the following:
- the rplU gene encoding 50S ribosomal protein L21 has translation MSTYAIIKTGGKQVKVEVGQAVYVEKLNVEAGQEVTFNEVVLVGGENTVVGTPLVAGATVVGTVEKQGKQKKVVTYKYKPKKGSHRKQGHRQPYTKVVINAINA, from the coding sequence ATGAGCACATACGCAATTATCAAAACTGGCGGAAAACAAGTTAAAGTTGAAGTTGGTCAAGCAGTTTACGTTGAAAAATTGAACGTTGAAGCTGGTCAAGAAGTTACTTTTAACGAAGTTGTTCTTGTTGGTGGTGAAAACACTGTTGTCGGAACTCCACTTGTTGCTGGAGCTACTGTAGTTGGAACTGTTGAAAAACAAGGAAAACAAAAGAAAGTTGTTACTTACAAGTACAAACCTAAAAAAGGTAGCCACCGCAAACAAGGTCACCGTCAACCATATACAAAAGTTGTCATCAACGCGATCAACGCTTAA